The following proteins are encoded in a genomic region of Chryseobacterium cucumeris:
- a CDS encoding organic hydroperoxide resistance protein: protein MKTLYTTQVTAKGGRNGHVKSENGVLDLDVRMPKALGGANDDFANPEMLFAAGYSACFDSALNRVISLSKVKTGETTVTAQVSIGQLENGGFGLAAELDVNIPGVSIEEAQALTEKAHQICPYSNATRNNMEVKLSVTNND, encoded by the coding sequence ATGAAAACATTATATACCACTCAGGTCACTGCAAAAGGAGGAAGAAACGGACATGTGAAAAGTGAAAACGGAGTGCTGGATCTTGATGTAAGAATGCCGAAAGCTTTAGGAGGAGCCAATGATGATTTTGCCAATCCTGAAATGCTTTTTGCAGCGGGATATTCTGCGTGTTTCGACAGCGCTCTGAACAGAGTGATCAGTCTTTCTAAAGTAAAAACCGGAGAAACTACAGTAACCGCTCAAGTCAGCATAGGCCAGCTTGAGAATGGAGGCTTCGGACTAGCAGCAGAACTGGATGTGAACATCCCTGGAGTTTCTATTGAGGAAGCACAGGCTTTGACAGAAAAAGCACACCAGATCTGTCCTTATTCTAATGCGACCAGAAATAATATGGAGGTGAAACTATCAGTCACCAACAACGATTAA
- a CDS encoding peptide deformylase gives MKKIPILLIFFIGLFNAQKLTSNELSIINQGDVNRALPIYQTTDVNQHKTLLSISSEADPLDPNTAVLVKRMKESLLSTDGGVGIAAPQVGINRKIIWVQRFDKEGTPLEYFINPVIVWRSDLQNLGPEGDLSIPDFRDQFYRSKVIQLEYVDLKGQKYSEIVEGFTAVIFQHEIDHLFGILISDKKEKEKNDSYKKVDAYQKSDVNKDRR, from the coding sequence ATGAAAAAAATCCCCATTCTGCTGATCTTTTTTATCGGATTGTTCAATGCACAAAAACTGACTTCCAATGAACTTTCCATCATCAATCAGGGAGATGTTAATAGGGCGTTGCCTATCTATCAGACAACAGATGTCAATCAGCATAAAACCTTGCTGAGTATTTCTTCAGAAGCTGATCCTCTTGATCCTAACACCGCTGTTCTGGTAAAAAGGATGAAAGAATCTCTTCTTTCAACAGATGGCGGAGTAGGTATTGCAGCCCCACAAGTGGGAATCAACAGAAAGATTATCTGGGTGCAGCGTTTTGATAAGGAAGGAACACCGCTGGAATATTTTATTAACCCGGTCATTGTATGGCGTTCCGATCTGCAGAATCTTGGTCCCGAAGGAGATTTATCTATTCCTGATTTCAGAGATCAGTTCTACAGAAGCAAAGTTATCCAACTGGAATATGTGGATTTGAAAGGACAGAAATATTCAGAAATTGTAGAAGGTTTTACTGCGGTGATTTTCCAGCATGAAATCGACCATCTTTTCGGAATCCTGATTTCCGATAAAAAGGAAAAAGAAAAAAACGATTCTTATAAAAAGGTAGATGCCTATCAGAAAAGTGACGTAAATAAAGACAGGAGGTAA
- a CDS encoding class I SAM-dependent methyltransferase, producing the protein MEKEELKILAQNLANPQGEKGIEIGEMMNATNISMTLESIKTLVIDDGQQILEIGHGNAAHLKSIMNLAKNLKYTGIDISETMHNEAKRLNKEFESQAEFVLYEGKKLPFKDETFDKIFTVNTVYFWENPVEFLNEIYRVLKDDGTFVLTFGQKKFMEKLPFTEYDFTLYNNSEMEELISKSHFKRMKTSEREEEIKSKTGNETIRRIYTILTIKK; encoded by the coding sequence ATGGAAAAAGAAGAACTCAAAATCCTCGCACAGAATCTTGCCAACCCTCAGGGTGAAAAAGGCATTGAGATTGGTGAAATGATGAATGCCACTAACATCAGCATGACGTTAGAAAGTATCAAAACACTTGTGATTGATGACGGCCAGCAAATCCTTGAAATAGGACACGGGAATGCCGCACACCTGAAAAGTATCATGAACCTTGCCAAAAACCTGAAATACACAGGGATTGACATTTCTGAAACCATGCACAATGAAGCCAAAAGGCTCAATAAAGAATTTGAAAGTCAGGCGGAATTTGTTTTATACGAAGGGAAGAAACTTCCTTTCAAAGATGAAACTTTTGATAAAATATTTACAGTCAATACCGTATACTTCTGGGAAAATCCCGTGGAATTCTTAAACGAAATCTACAGGGTTTTAAAAGATGACGGAACATTCGTTCTTACATTCGGACAAAAAAAATTCATGGAAAAGCTTCCATTTACAGAGTATGATTTCACTCTGTACAACAACAGCGAAATGGAAGAGCTGATTTCAAAAAGTCATTTTAAGAGAATGAAAACTTCTGAAAGAGAAGAAGAAATAAAAAGTAAAACAGGAAACGAAACGATACGAAGAATTTATACAATTTTAACCATAAAAAAGTAA
- a CDS encoding SDR family oxidoreductase, with protein MQRFKNKTALITGGTNGMGLATAQKFIEEGGSVIITGRSEETVNSALEKLGEKALGIVSNAGNMKDLMKLQHEIRKYTEHIDLVFANAGYGRFAPVEYVDENQFDELFNMLVKGPFFTVQQVLPLMKNGSSVIFNTSVATDIAMPNFSVYSAAKSAVQSMIKTFAVELTERGIRVNGVSPGHIKTNIFNNTGLTGEQIESAIGDIIPTIPFKRQGEPSEIASVVLFLASEEASYIHGAEIKVDAGISVIR; from the coding sequence ATGCAGAGATTTAAAAACAAAACCGCTTTAATTACCGGAGGAACCAATGGGATGGGTTTGGCTACCGCTCAGAAATTCATTGAAGAAGGAGGATCTGTGATCATTACCGGAAGAAGTGAAGAAACGGTGAATAGTGCTTTAGAGAAACTTGGAGAAAAGGCTTTGGGAATTGTTTCCAATGCCGGAAATATGAAAGACCTTATGAAGCTGCAGCATGAAATCAGAAAATATACAGAACATATTGATCTGGTTTTTGCCAATGCAGGATACGGAAGATTTGCACCTGTGGAATATGTGGATGAAAATCAGTTTGACGAATTATTTAATATGCTGGTGAAAGGTCCGTTTTTTACGGTACAGCAGGTGTTGCCATTAATGAAAAACGGCAGCTCCGTTATTTTCAATACTTCCGTGGCAACGGATATTGCGATGCCTAATTTTTCGGTGTATTCTGCAGCCAAATCTGCAGTGCAGTCAATGATCAAAACTTTTGCTGTAGAACTTACAGAACGTGGAATCCGTGTGAATGGAGTAAGTCCCGGACATATCAAAACCAATATTTTTAATAATACTGGTTTAACCGGAGAGCAGATAGAAAGCGCTATTGGTGATATTATTCCGACAATTCCTTTTAAAAGACAGGGAGAGCCTTCAGAAATAGCCAGTGTAGTTCTGTTTCTGGCTTCAGAAGAAGCGTCCTATATCCATGGAGCGGAGATAAAAGTGGATGCCGGAATTTCTGTGATCAGATAA
- a CDS encoding hemin ABC transporter substrate-binding protein, producing MKKFILAASVLVAVYSCKKAETGAKENTTEAISEAPKTNNKIVTLNGGITEIVAALGHEKEIVGTDVTSTYPASLKATAKDLGHMRSMTIEPIMAVNPTLILASDKDINPELMGKIKSSGIQTEVFKQEYTVEGTKKLIEQVAKAIGNTDYQKLNDKIDADLKQVQPIAKKPKVLFIYARGNMLMVSGKNTPMASLITLAGGENAVTDFEDFKPLTPEAVVKANPDVLFFFETGLQGAGGNEGALKMPGVSQTNAGKNKKIIAMDGGLVSGFGPRVGEAAVGLNKLLIESTK from the coding sequence ATGAAAAAATTCATCCTTGCAGCTTCTGTTCTTGTAGCAGTATATTCTTGCAAAAAAGCAGAGACAGGAGCAAAAGAAAATACAACAGAAGCCATTTCAGAAGCACCCAAAACCAACAATAAAATAGTAACATTAAACGGAGGAATTACTGAAATCGTAGCTGCTTTAGGCCACGAGAAAGAAATAGTGGGAACTGATGTTACCAGTACCTATCCTGCCTCATTAAAAGCTACAGCGAAAGATTTAGGACACATGAGATCAATGACAATTGAACCGATCATGGCTGTAAACCCAACATTGATTCTTGCTTCTGATAAAGATATCAACCCGGAATTAATGGGGAAAATCAAATCCTCAGGGATTCAAACCGAAGTTTTTAAACAGGAATATACGGTTGAAGGAACTAAAAAACTGATCGAACAGGTAGCAAAAGCGATCGGAAATACAGATTATCAGAAACTAAACGATAAAATTGATGCTGACTTAAAGCAAGTACAGCCTATTGCTAAAAAGCCCAAGGTATTGTTCATCTACGCAAGAGGAAATATGCTGATGGTGAGTGGTAAAAATACCCCAATGGCTTCATTGATCACTCTTGCAGGAGGAGAAAATGCAGTGACTGATTTTGAAGATTTCAAACCATTGACACCGGAAGCCGTTGTAAAAGCTAATCCTGATGTATTATTCTTCTTTGAAACCGGTTTACAGGGAGCAGGAGGAAACGAAGGTGCGCTAAAAATGCCGGGAGTATCTCAGACTAATGCAGGTAAAAACAAGAAAATCATTGCAATGGACGGAGGTTTGGTATCGGGTTTTGGACCAAGAGTAGGAGAAGCAGCAGTAGGATTAAACAAACTTTTAATTGAAAGCACCAAGTAA
- a CDS encoding MarR family winged helix-turn-helix transcriptional regulator, translating to MENPKTPKLENQICFPLYVIAKEITGLYRPFLDELGITYPQYLVMMILWDGDGLTVTHIGEKLFLDSGTLTPLLKRLESKGFIIRKRKKEDERVVEVFLDEAGKQLQQKACEIPGKIQEKLGIQPEELLHLKETVLKILNKIENK from the coding sequence ATGGAAAATCCGAAAACACCTAAACTGGAAAACCAGATTTGTTTCCCATTGTATGTCATTGCCAAAGAGATTACAGGGCTTTACCGTCCTTTTCTTGATGAACTGGGCATTACCTATCCGCAATATCTTGTGATGATGATATTATGGGACGGTGACGGACTTACGGTAACCCATATCGGAGAAAAACTGTTTCTGGACAGTGGTACTTTGACCCCTCTTCTTAAAAGGCTGGAGTCTAAAGGATTTATTATCCGAAAAAGAAAAAAAGAGGACGAAAGAGTGGTTGAAGTATTTTTAGACGAAGCAGGAAAACAGCTTCAGCAAAAGGCTTGTGAAATTCCGGGAAAAATTCAGGAAAAACTGGGAATACAACCGGAAGAGCTGCTGCACCTTAAAGAAACAGTCTTAAAAATATTAAACAAAATAGAAAATAAATGA
- a CDS encoding HmuY family protein — MKYLKIISVLSIMATTQSCLSADEDPVPVPPMTGSEVSVPIGGPTEPNQVWIDLSDYTNPAVNSRTDWDLGFYNGDAYRVIMNGSLAMTVVKIPNASDISKVKEADISSLKDIAQVGTFDAANMKYVDNPNGDFLNQTSGIDAIKENDADNPVYLINLGREIPSANNIGAGSVSLSGDPRGWKKIQILRAQNGYKIRYADVNAAEADIKEYIITKDTEYSFSFFNLKTGTPVKIQPKKKKWDLAFTTFTNEVFMGPTTSAGSYFYADFVTTNTLNGVGAYQVTVTGNLDAAYNAFKLKDVESSKFVFNDQRAIGDKWRTTTGTASNPVPFVYADRFFVLKDAEGFYFKLRFNTMKNTKGERGYTNFEFEPL, encoded by the coding sequence ATGAAGTATTTAAAAATAATATCTGTTCTTTCCATCATGGCAACCACACAGTCTTGTCTTTCTGCAGACGAAGATCCGGTTCCGGTTCCGCCTATGACGGGATCTGAAGTAAGTGTGCCAATTGGCGGCCCCACAGAACCTAACCAGGTTTGGATCGATTTAAGTGACTACACCAATCCGGCGGTCAACAGCAGGACAGACTGGGATCTTGGTTTTTACAACGGCGACGCATACAGAGTGATCATGAACGGATCTCTTGCCATGACGGTGGTCAAAATACCCAACGCATCAGACATTAGTAAAGTAAAAGAAGCTGATATTTCAAGTTTAAAAGATATTGCTCAGGTAGGAACATTTGATGCTGCCAATATGAAATATGTTGACAATCCGAACGGAGACTTCTTAAATCAGACTTCAGGAATTGATGCCATCAAAGAAAATGATGCTGATAACCCAGTTTATCTGATCAATCTTGGGAGAGAAATACCTTCTGCTAACAATATCGGGGCAGGTTCAGTTTCATTGTCCGGTGATCCGAGAGGATGGAAAAAAATTCAGATTCTGAGAGCTCAGAATGGATACAAAATCCGTTATGCTGACGTGAATGCAGCAGAAGCAGACATCAAAGAATATATCATTACCAAAGATACAGAATACAGCTTCTCATTCTTCAATCTGAAAACAGGAACCCCGGTAAAAATTCAGCCAAAGAAAAAGAAATGGGATCTGGCATTCACAACATTTACCAATGAAGTTTTCATGGGACCTACAACCAGTGCAGGTAGCTATTTTTATGCAGATTTTGTAACAACCAATACTTTGAATGGAGTAGGTGCTTACCAGGTAACAGTTACAGGAAATCTTGATGCTGCTTACAATGCATTTAAACTAAAAGATGTAGAGTCTTCAAAATTTGTTTTCAATGACCAGAGGGCTATCGGCGATAAATGGAGAACCACTACCGGTACAGCATCCAATCCTGTTCCTTTTGTGTATGCAGACCGTTTTTTTGTATTGAAAGATGCTGAAGGCTTTTATTTCAAGCTGAGATTCAATACCATGAAAAATACAAAAGGAGAAAGAGGATACACCAATTTTGAATTCGAACCTTTATAA
- a CDS encoding heme ABC transporter ATP-binding protein: MIKAHQINYQHKEFRILDGVDVSLEYGEFLAIVGPNGAGKSSLLSVLADEVKSGHNKVLFKNKPIREWNIQELSKHKAKFSQHNSHDIPLEVKDVIMMGRYPYFDAQPGKEDLEAMNNMMYETDIFHLKEREYNTLSGGEKQRVHLSRVMAQLENGIAHKLVFLDEPLNNLDIKHQYKALEIIKNFTKKANSAIVVLHDLNLAAQFADKILLMKSGQVSAYGTPQEVFTEENISNAYNFPCTICGHPITNNPMIIFG; encoded by the coding sequence ATGATTAAGGCACACCAGATTAATTATCAACATAAAGAATTCCGGATTCTGGACGGGGTAGATGTCTCCCTGGAATACGGTGAATTTCTGGCTATTGTGGGACCGAACGGAGCAGGGAAGTCAAGTCTTCTGAGTGTATTGGCAGATGAAGTGAAGTCCGGCCATAACAAGGTCTTGTTTAAAAATAAACCGATCAGAGAATGGAATATTCAGGAACTTTCAAAACACAAAGCCAAGTTCTCGCAGCATAACAGCCATGATATTCCGCTTGAAGTGAAGGACGTGATCATGATGGGAAGGTATCCTTATTTTGATGCCCAGCCCGGAAAAGAAGATCTTGAAGCCATGAACAATATGATGTACGAAACCGATATTTTTCATCTGAAAGAAAGAGAATACAACACCCTTTCAGGTGGAGAAAAACAGCGTGTACATCTTTCCAGAGTAATGGCTCAGCTTGAAAATGGAATTGCCCACAAACTGGTTTTTCTGGACGAACCTTTGAATAATTTAGATATAAAACATCAATATAAAGCATTGGAAATTATCAAAAATTTCACCAAAAAAGCCAACAGTGCTATTGTCGTTTTACATGATCTGAACCTTGCTGCACAGTTTGCAGATAAGATTTTATTAATGAAATCAGGACAGGTTTCTGCCTATGGAACCCCACAGGAAGTTTTTACTGAAGAAAATATCAGCAATGCCTATAATTTTCCCTGTACCATCTGCGGGCACCCTATTACCAATAACCCAATGATCATTTTTGGATAA
- a CDS encoding FecCD family ABC transporter permease, protein MKAPSKLYFYLVISAVLLVIIAVLSLNTGVYDFGENSRFRALWQFIKGDSGLSLSDKYVIWDVRAARIIMAILIGSMLSVSGTSLQGLFKNPLATGDLIGLTSGATLLAAIAIVLGGHFKEYLPEAVQFSLVGIAAFIGSFLSMMLVYRISTSGGKTNVVMMLLTGVAITAIGFSITGFLIYISKDEQLRDLTFWNLGSLAAATWTKNIILAIVAIIAYIILLPKGKALNAMMLGEKDAQHLGINVERLKKQIIITVALMVGTCVAFSGTIGFVGLIVPYILRLLFKSNYVFILPLSAMCGSILLLTADTFSRSIVAPSELPIGILTALMGGPIFIAILVKFKKSL, encoded by the coding sequence TTGAAAGCACCAAGTAAACTATACTTTTATCTTGTTATAAGTGCGGTACTGCTTGTCATTATAGCAGTGCTGTCACTTAATACAGGAGTCTATGATTTCGGAGAAAACTCTCGGTTCAGGGCTCTGTGGCAATTTATAAAAGGAGATTCCGGTTTGTCACTCAGTGATAAATATGTGATCTGGGACGTAAGAGCCGCCAGAATTATCATGGCCATTTTAATAGGAAGTATGTTGTCGGTTTCAGGAACAAGTCTTCAGGGACTTTTCAAGAATCCTCTGGCAACGGGAGATTTAATAGGACTTACATCAGGAGCAACATTGCTGGCAGCTATTGCGATTGTTTTAGGAGGACATTTCAAAGAATATCTTCCTGAAGCTGTACAATTTTCACTGGTAGGAATAGCCGCTTTTATCGGTTCTTTTTTATCCATGATGCTGGTCTACAGAATTTCAACAAGCGGAGGAAAAACCAATGTAGTGATGATGCTGCTTACCGGAGTTGCCATAACAGCTATCGGGTTTTCGATAACCGGATTTTTGATCTATATCTCAAAAGATGAGCAGCTGAGAGATCTTACTTTCTGGAATTTAGGAAGTCTGGCTGCCGCTACATGGACGAAAAATATTATTCTGGCTATTGTTGCAATTATTGCTTACATTATTTTACTTCCAAAAGGAAAAGCATTGAATGCAATGATGCTGGGAGAGAAAGATGCACAACATCTGGGAATCAATGTGGAAAGACTGAAAAAACAGATCATCATCACCGTGGCATTAATGGTGGGAACCTGCGTGGCATTTTCAGGAACAATTGGTTTTGTAGGGCTTATTGTACCCTATATTTTAAGGCTTTTATTTAAATCTAATTATGTTTTTATTTTGCCATTATCAGCGATGTGCGGAAGTATTTTGTTATTAACGGCAGATACCTTCAGCAGAAGTATTGTGGCACCGTCAGAACTGCCGATAGGGATTTTAACAGCCTTAATGGGAGGCCCTATTTTTATCGCCATTTTGGTTAAATTTAAAAAATCACTGTAA
- a CDS encoding ChaN family lipoprotein encodes MKHIFIAILLAGFCALKAQDLKAYQFYDKKGKEVKTEKLVKELADYDVVFFGENHNSSINHWLQLKITEALFAKKNGQLILGAEMFERDNQTQLDQYLNGKFDAKTLKDSARLWNNYATDYKPLVDFAKDKKLNFIATNIPRRYASQTAKEGLESLNKLSEKEKTYIAQLPIKVTLDTPGYPEMKKMMGDHAEGTKVMNFISAQATKDATMAESILKNYQAGKTFIHYNGNYHSKEFGGIYWYIKQKNPNLKMAVISVFESDDPELKVPTKDYIPTDFNLMIPADMTKTF; translated from the coding sequence ATGAAACATATTTTCATAGCGATACTGCTGGCTGGTTTCTGTGCATTGAAAGCACAGGATTTAAAAGCATATCAGTTTTATGATAAAAAAGGAAAAGAAGTAAAGACAGAAAAGCTGGTAAAAGAACTGGCAGATTATGATGTGGTCTTTTTTGGCGAAAATCATAACAGTTCCATCAATCATTGGCTTCAGCTTAAAATTACAGAAGCGCTGTTTGCGAAAAAGAACGGACAGCTGATCTTAGGAGCGGAAATGTTTGAAAGAGATAACCAGACGCAGCTGGATCAATATTTAAACGGAAAATTTGATGCAAAAACATTAAAAGATTCTGCCCGTTTGTGGAACAATTATGCAACTGATTACAAGCCTTTAGTGGATTTTGCGAAAGATAAAAAACTGAATTTTATTGCCACGAATATCCCGAGAAGATATGCCTCTCAAACGGCAAAAGAAGGTCTTGAATCCTTGAATAAATTAAGCGAAAAAGAGAAAACCTACATTGCACAGCTGCCGATTAAAGTGACTTTAGACACTCCTGGCTATCCGGAAATGAAAAAGATGATGGGAGATCATGCAGAAGGAACCAAAGTGATGAATTTTATTTCAGCTCAGGCTACAAAAGATGCTACAATGGCTGAATCTATCCTGAAAAATTACCAGGCGGGAAAAACCTTCATCCACTATAATGGAAACTACCACAGTAAAGAATTTGGTGGAATTTATTGGTACATCAAACAGAAAAATCCTAATTTGAAAATGGCCGTAATTTCTGTTTTTGAATCGGACGATCCTGAATTGAAAGTTCCGACTAAAGATTATATCCCGACAGATTTCAATCTGATGATCCCTGCGGATATGACAAAGACTTTTTAA
- a CDS encoding hemin-degrading factor, with translation MSTLVNDLKEKWEALKAENPHIRIRNAAAQLEVSEAELLATSIGEGVTVLNPDFQGILTEAEQLGKVMALTRNDECVHERKGTYLNGDFSSPHAQLFVGEDIDLRIFLNHWKFAFAVLEGEKKSLQFFGKDGLALHKIYLTKDSNEAAFDAIVEKFRAEDQNQALAFEAIAPKQAEKADSDIDVEGFKKAWTELKDTHDFFMMTRKYGVSRTQALRLAPEGFAKKIDNAKVVNILEDASEKNVPIMVFVGNRGIIQIHTGNVKKTLWHQQWFNVMDPDFNLHLDVTKIAEAWIVKKPTEDGEVTAIEVFNKEGDFIVQFFGKRKPGIPELQEWKDLVAALEK, from the coding sequence ATGAGCACATTAGTTAATGATTTAAAGGAAAAATGGGAAGCTCTGAAAGCAGAAAATCCACATATCAGAATAAGAAATGCAGCAGCACAGTTAGAAGTAAGTGAGGCAGAATTATTGGCAACAAGCATAGGAGAAGGAGTAACTGTCCTGAACCCGGATTTCCAGGGAATCCTTACAGAAGCTGAGCAGTTAGGAAAAGTAATGGCGCTTACCCGTAATGATGAATGTGTTCATGAAAGAAAAGGGACTTACCTGAACGGAGACTTCAGCAGCCCTCATGCACAGCTTTTTGTGGGTGAAGATATCGATCTCAGAATTTTCCTTAACCACTGGAAATTTGCTTTTGCAGTACTGGAAGGAGAGAAGAAAAGCCTTCAGTTTTTCGGAAAAGATGGTCTGGCACTTCACAAGATTTATCTGACAAAGGACAGTAATGAAGCTGCTTTCGATGCGATCGTAGAAAAATTCAGAGCAGAAGATCAGAATCAGGCATTGGCTTTTGAAGCAATCGCTCCAAAACAGGCTGAAAAAGCAGATTCAGACATTGATGTAGAAGGCTTTAAAAAAGCCTGGACAGAATTGAAAGATACTCATGATTTCTTCATGATGACCAGAAAATATGGAGTAAGCAGAACGCAGGCATTAAGATTGGCTCCGGAAGGATTTGCTAAGAAAATTGATAATGCGAAAGTGGTGAATATCCTTGAAGATGCTTCTGAAAAGAACGTTCCAATCATGGTTTTCGTTGGAAACAGAGGGATTATCCAGATCCACACAGGAAATGTGAAGAAAACACTTTGGCACCAGCAATGGTTCAATGTAATGGATCCTGATTTCAACTTACATCTTGACGTAACGAAAATTGCAGAAGCGTGGATCGTGAAAAAACCGACTGAAGACGGAGAGGTAACCGCTATCGAAGTATTCAACAAAGAAGGAGACTTTATCGTTCAGTTCTTCGGAAAAAGAAAACCTGGAATTCCTGAGCTTCAGGAGTGGAAGGACCTTGTAGCAGCTTTAGAGAAATAA
- a CDS encoding NAD(P)H-dependent oxidoreductase: protein MSLIENLNWRHAVKAYDPTKKVSQEDLNTILESARLAPTSSGLQPFRIIVVENQELKEKMVAGALNPEVMRDSSHVLVFAAWDSYSNEKIDKVYDYHTDVRDLPRGRFGSYTDKIKEIYGAQTPEEHFAHTARQTYIALGIALAQAAELKIDSTPAEGFSNDVVDEVLGLRELGLKSVSLLYLGYRDEANDWLSTMKKVRIPMDEFIIKK from the coding sequence ATGTCATTAATAGAAAATCTAAACTGGAGACATGCTGTAAAAGCTTATGATCCGACCAAAAAAGTATCACAGGAAGACCTTAATACGATTTTAGAATCAGCAAGACTGGCTCCTACTTCATCGGGCTTACAACCGTTCAGAATTATTGTAGTGGAAAACCAGGAACTGAAAGAAAAAATGGTGGCGGGTGCATTAAACCCTGAAGTAATGAGAGATTCTTCTCACGTTTTGGTCTTTGCAGCATGGGACAGTTATTCTAATGAAAAAATTGACAAAGTTTACGATTATCATACGGATGTAAGGGATCTTCCAAGAGGCCGCTTTGGAAGCTATACCGATAAAATTAAAGAAATATACGGTGCGCAGACTCCTGAAGAGCATTTTGCCCACACTGCCCGCCAGACTTATATTGCCTTAGGAATTGCGCTTGCACAGGCTGCAGAACTTAAAATCGACAGTACTCCGGCGGAAGGATTCAGCAATGATGTTGTGGATGAAGTACTGGGACTAAGAGAACTGGGATTAAAAAGTGTAAGCCTTTTATATCTTGGATACCGTGACGAAGCTAATGACTGGCTTTCTACTATGAAAAAAGTCAGAATTCCAATGGATGAATTTATCATAAAAAAGTAA